In Penaeus chinensis breed Huanghai No. 1 chromosome 2, ASM1920278v2, whole genome shotgun sequence, the following proteins share a genomic window:
- the LOC125036037 gene encoding splicing factor U2af 38 kDa subunit-like, protein MSMSGAEYLASIYGTEKDKVNCSFYIKTGACRHSERCSRKHNKPQYSQTVVMQNMYVSQQNSAKSADGSHLANMSDHEIQEQFEYFFEDVFFECEDKYGEIEEMCVCDNQCDHLRGNVYIKFRREEDAVKAAEDLNNRWYMFRPIYCDLCPVADFREACCRQFEMGQCGKGGFCNFWHVKPISHHLKNLLARSSRSRYRYRSRSRSRSRDRHEKHAPEKHRRRSRSRSRDRDRRDRRGRY, encoded by the exons ATGTCTATGTCTGGTGCTGAATACTTGGCCTCCATCTATGGCACAGAGAAGGATAAGGTCAACTGTTCATTTTACATCAAGACTGGAGCTTGTCGTCACAGTGAAAGATGTTCCAGAAAACACAACAAACCACAGTACAG CCAAACAGTGGTGATGCAGAACATGTACGTGAGCCAGCAGAACTCAGCCAAGTCAGCTGATGGATCTCATTTGGCCAACATGAGTGACCATGAGATCCAGGAACAGTTTGAGTATTTCTTTGAGGACGTGTTCTTCGAATGTGAGGACAAGTATGGAGAGATTGAGGAGATGTGCGTGTGCGATAATCAGTGTGACCACCTGAGAGGCAATGTGTACATCAAGTTCCGGCGGGAGGAAGATGCAGTTAAGGCAGCAGAGGACCTCAACAACCGCTGGTACATGTTCCGACCTATCTATTGTGACCTGTGTCCTGTGGCTGATTTCCGTGAGGCCTGCTGCCGCCAGTTTGAAATGGGCCAGTGTGGTAAGGGTGGATTCTGCAACTTCTGGCATGTCAAGCCCATTTCACACCACCTCAAGAACTTACTGGCGCGTTCCTCCAGGTCCCGTTACAGGTACCGGTCCAGGTCACGCTCCAGGTCTCGTGACAGGCATGAGAAGCACGCCCCTGAGAAACACAGAAGGAGGTCTCGCTCACGCTCTCGTGACCGTGACCGCCGAGACCGCAGAGGCAGATACTGA